From a single Collimonas pratensis genomic region:
- the zapE gene encoding cell division protein ZapE produces the protein MNVLEFYEQALTQRGFQADDAQRRAVDRLQQAYDEWVAYKAQRSSSFKRLIHRPDVPRGVYMWGGVGRGKSFLMDSFYSVVPVVRKTRLHFHEFMRAVHRQLDELKGVADPLDEVAKRVAKKYRLICFDEFHVSDIADAMILYNLLKALFDNGVSFVMTSNYEPSTLYPDGLHRDRMLPTIKLLQDNLDVMNIDAGIDYRKRALEQVETYHSPLNAETDRALRHAFAGVAETADEDPLVDIEARKIKALRKAGGVIWFDFNTLCGGPRSQNDYLEIASRFHTVILSGIPQMSAAMSSEARRFTWLIDVFYDHKIKLIMSAAVPPEELYTQGMLANEFHRTVSRIMEMQSREYMDSERRSEADSIV, from the coding sequence ATGAATGTATTAGAGTTTTACGAGCAGGCACTGACGCAGCGCGGTTTCCAGGCTGACGATGCGCAACGGCGCGCGGTCGACCGGCTGCAGCAAGCCTACGACGAATGGGTGGCGTACAAGGCGCAGCGCTCCAGCTCGTTCAAGCGCCTGATCCACCGGCCGGACGTGCCGCGCGGCGTCTACATGTGGGGTGGCGTCGGCCGTGGCAAATCGTTCTTGATGGACAGCTTCTATTCAGTGGTGCCGGTGGTGCGCAAGACCCGTTTGCACTTCCACGAATTCATGCGCGCCGTGCATCGCCAGCTGGACGAACTGAAGGGCGTCGCCGACCCGCTCGACGAAGTCGCCAAGCGGGTCGCCAAGAAATACCGCCTGATCTGTTTTGACGAGTTCCATGTGTCCGATATCGCCGACGCCATGATTCTCTACAATCTGCTGAAAGCGCTGTTCGACAATGGCGTGTCCTTTGTCATGACCTCCAACTACGAGCCCAGCACCCTGTATCCGGACGGCTTGCACCGCGACCGCATGCTGCCGACCATCAAGCTGCTGCAGGATAATCTGGACGTCATGAATATCGATGCCGGCATCGATTACCGCAAGCGCGCGCTGGAGCAGGTCGAAACCTATCACTCTCCGCTCAACGCCGAGACCGACCGCGCCTTGCGCCATGCGTTTGCCGGCGTCGCTGAAACCGCCGACGAAGATCCGCTGGTCGACATCGAAGCGCGTAAAATAAAGGCCTTGCGCAAGGCTGGCGGGGTCATCTGGTTCGATTTCAACACCTTGTGCGGCGGTCCGCGCTCGCAAAACGATTATCTCGAAATTGCCAGCCGCTTCCATACGGTGATATTGTCCGGTATCCCGCAGATGTCGGCGGCCATGTCGTCCGAAGCGCGCCGCTTTACCTGGCTGATCGATGTGTTCTATGATCACAAGATCAAGCTGATCATGTCGGCGGCGGTACCGCCGGAAGAGCTCTACACGCAGGGCATGCTGGCTAACGAGTTTCACCGCACCGTGTCGCGTATCATGGAGATGCAGTCGCGCGAGTACATGGATAGCGAACGGCGTTCGGAAGCCGATTCGATCGTCTGA
- a CDS encoding PP2C family protein-serine/threonine phosphatase — protein sequence MSQYKIEAGTGQHIGDRQEQQDRAALFTAPKAPGYMMAVLADGMGGRSGGALAAEQVICTAKQIFEGFSPLIDNVEAMLHNIALETHTVIKLSGFSNDKDPHTTMVILVLSPDGVATWGHVGDSRLYRFDGPNFAEHTIDHSYVEKLVAEGKLSRSEAKSHNLSNILLNALGSSTDTPKVSISRHSGLKAGDAFLLCSDGLWHYFTEDELGAAIAMNKPRDAAEMLITKTRKRAEGHAADNCTFAIVKLVALPKEATSYTVKKMRRAV from the coding sequence ATGAGCCAATACAAGATCGAAGCCGGCACCGGCCAGCACATCGGTGACCGCCAGGAACAGCAGGACCGTGCAGCATTGTTTACCGCCCCGAAAGCACCGGGCTACATGATGGCCGTGCTGGCAGACGGCATGGGCGGCCGCAGCGGCGGCGCGCTGGCCGCCGAACAGGTGATTTGCACCGCCAAACAGATATTCGAGGGCTTTTCGCCCCTGATCGACAACGTGGAAGCGATGTTGCACAACATCGCGCTGGAAACCCACACGGTGATCAAGCTGAGCGGCTTCTCCAACGACAAGGATCCGCACACGACGATGGTGATCCTGGTGCTGTCGCCGGATGGCGTCGCCACCTGGGGCCATGTCGGCGATTCGCGCCTGTACCGCTTCGACGGCCCCAATTTTGCCGAACACACCATCGACCATTCTTATGTCGAAAAGCTGGTGGCCGAAGGTAAGCTGTCGCGCAGCGAAGCGAAATCGCACAACCTGTCCAACATCTTGCTCAATGCGCTGGGCTCCAGCACCGATACGCCGAAGGTGAGCATCAGCCGCCACAGCGGCCTCAAGGCCGGCGACGCCTTCCTGCTCTGTTCGGACGGGCTGTGGCATTACTTCACCGAAGATGAACTGGGGGCGGCGATCGCCATGAACAAGCCGCGCGATGCGGCGGAGATGCTGATCACCAAGACCCGCAAGCGCGCCGAAGGCCACGCTGCCGACAACTGCACATTCGCCATCGTCAAGCTGGTGGCGCTGCCGAAGGAAGCAACCAGCTACACCGTCAAGAAGATGCGCCGGGCAGTGTAA
- a CDS encoding YdcH family protein, with translation MIDREEILRRIIELEVEHRDLDAAIHTMTNQVLHEELQLRRLKKRKLQLKDQITLLRMQLIPDIPA, from the coding sequence ATGATCGATCGAGAAGAAATCCTTCGCCGCATTATAGAACTCGAAGTCGAACATCGCGATCTCGATGCCGCCATTCATACCATGACCAACCAGGTCCTGCATGAGGAATTGCAGCTGCGGCGCCTGAAAAAGCGCAAATTGCAACTGAAGGACCAGATCACGCTGTTAAGAATGCAATTAATTCCTGATATCCCTGCCTGA
- a CDS encoding Ppx/GppA phosphatase family protein has protein sequence MFAAVDLGSNSFRLHIGKYNGDAIRVIKSARDPIRLAAGLDSKGYLTEQAMQVALDSLARFRSILADYQLEAVRVVATNTLRVAKNAAEFLPIAEQVIGYPIEIISGEEEGRLIYMGVASMLRLPNEKRLVLDIGGGSTELILGRGQQIERVESFGIGTVNQSLAFFADGQITAAAYDAAVLSARSHFEDAAPPYRPQNWSHAYGSSGTIRAIAETIDKNGLGDHRLSYTSLEALRARFVEFGHVSRIDLLGMKPERAAVMVGGLAVLIGLMQELGIEVIQPIEAGLRMGVMWDLQLRGTRLDRRDQAVHDFSQRFHVDQLRASRVAETATSLFEMLKPSNDGLSQYLHWSALLHEVGLVVSQSGYHKHAAYLIENADLSGFTTREQRAMSMLILGQKGNLRKISDALLDPDFSKAVLALRLAVMFLHSRIEIDLDELRLKMKSKIELDIKRDWIEDHPTATYWMTKEQDWWREIGVDFAIRRT, from the coding sequence ATGTTTGCAGCAGTGGATTTGGGGTCCAACAGTTTCCGTTTGCATATCGGCAAATACAATGGCGATGCGATCCGCGTCATCAAGAGTGCGCGCGACCCGATCCGCCTGGCTGCCGGTCTCGACAGCAAGGGTTACCTGACAGAACAGGCGATGCAGGTGGCGCTCGATTCGCTGGCGCGCTTCCGCAGCATCCTGGCCGATTACCAGCTGGAAGCGGTGCGCGTGGTCGCCACTAATACTCTGCGGGTGGCCAAGAACGCCGCCGAATTCCTGCCGATCGCCGAACAGGTGATCGGCTATCCGATTGAAATCATTTCGGGCGAGGAAGAAGGCCGCCTGATCTATATGGGCGTGGCCAGCATGCTGCGCCTGCCCAACGAGAAGCGGTTGGTGCTGGACATCGGCGGCGGCTCCACCGAGCTGATCCTGGGCCGCGGCCAGCAGATCGAGCGGGTCGAATCGTTCGGCATCGGCACCGTCAACCAGAGCCTGGCGTTCTTCGCCGACGGTCAGATCACCGCCGCTGCCTACGATGCCGCGGTGCTGTCGGCGCGCAGTCATTTTGAAGATGCCGCGCCACCATACCGGCCGCAAAACTGGAGCCATGCCTACGGTTCGTCCGGCACTATCCGCGCGATTGCCGAGACCATCGACAAGAACGGCCTGGGCGACCATCGCCTGTCTTACACCAGCCTGGAAGCCTTGCGCGCGCGCTTCGTCGAGTTCGGCCACGTCAGCCGCATCGATCTGCTCGGCATGAAGCCGGAGCGCGCCGCCGTCATGGTCGGCGGCCTGGCGGTGCTGATCGGCCTGATGCAGGAACTGGGCATCGAAGTGATCCAGCCGATCGAAGCCGGCTTGCGCATGGGCGTGATGTGGGACTTGCAGTTGCGCGGCACGCGGCTGGACCGGCGCGACCAGGCTGTGCATGATTTCTCGCAGCGTTTCCACGTCGACCAGCTGCGTGCCAGCCGGGTCGCGGAAACGGCCACCTCGCTGTTTGAAATGCTCAAGCCGAGCAACGACGGCCTCAGCCAGTACCTGCACTGGAGCGCTTTGCTGCATGAGGTCGGGCTGGTAGTGTCGCAAAGCGGTTACCACAAGCACGCTGCTTACCTGATTGAAAATGCCGACCTGTCCGGCTTCACCACCCGTGAGCAGCGCGCCATGAGCATGCTGATCCTGGGCCAGAAAGGCAATCTGCGCAAGATCAGCGATGCCTTGCTCGATCCGGATTTCTCCAAAGCGGTGCTGGCGCTGCGCCTGGCCGTGATGTTCCTGCATTCGCGCATAGAGATCGATCTTGACGAGCTGCGCCTGAAAATGAAGAGCAAGATTGAGCTCGACATCAAGCGCGACTGGATCGAGGATCATCCTACCGCGACCTACTGGATGACCAAGGAACAGGATTGGTGGCGTGAGATCGGCGTCGATTTCGCTATCCGCCGGACTTGA
- a CDS encoding ABC transporter substrate-binding protein, with protein MKRILCKCLAAFSLSLPLLTHAADTIVVGQAIDLSGPNADLGRDYVAGIKTYFDVLNTKGGINGRHIQYLVRDDRGQADLAVKAVAELVDQAHVAYLFGGIGDDVTRAVLNSADFKRSGLTLYAPLAGADYQKDARILFWRPSYQQEIRHIFSHFDKLGIKDIGVVYQESAATADAYQRLLDQMKESGIKLSGTVHLSKDAKQISKETAALAAAKPGFVIMVADTVSAGVFLKEFRKLAPQTFVAGSSLTNLTTLRQLAGGKAVEWTVFSQVVPNPGIGSSSIQLEHLNMMRKYRDEPVSAMTLEGFAAAKTWIRLLQPGKRVAGQPEYVIPGGGFDIGGYMMGESAGSNHLSNYVDIALFNKASGLTY; from the coding sequence TTGAAACGCATTTTGTGCAAGTGCCTGGCTGCTTTCTCTTTGTCCCTGCCCTTGCTGACGCATGCCGCCGACACCATCGTGGTCGGCCAGGCCATTGACCTTTCCGGACCGAACGCCGATCTGGGACGAGACTATGTGGCGGGCATCAAGACCTATTTCGACGTTCTCAACACCAAGGGCGGCATCAACGGCCGCCACATCCAGTACCTGGTGCGCGACGACCGCGGTCAGGCCGACCTGGCTGTCAAGGCAGTAGCAGAGCTGGTCGACCAGGCGCATGTTGCTTATCTGTTCGGCGGCATCGGCGACGACGTTACCCGCGCGGTACTGAATTCGGCCGATTTCAAGCGCAGCGGCCTGACCCTGTATGCACCGCTGGCCGGCGCCGATTACCAGAAGGATGCCAGGATCCTGTTCTGGCGCCCTAGCTATCAGCAGGAAATCCGTCACATCTTTTCCCATTTCGACAAGCTCGGCATCAAGGACATTGGTGTGGTATACCAGGAGTCGGCCGCCACCGCCGATGCCTATCAGCGCCTGCTGGACCAGATGAAAGAAAGCGGCATCAAGCTCAGCGGCACCGTCCACCTGAGCAAGGATGCAAAGCAGATCAGCAAGGAAACCGCGGCCCTGGCGGCTGCCAAGCCTGGTTTCGTCATCATGGTGGCCGACACCGTCAGCGCCGGCGTATTCCTGAAGGAATTCCGCAAGCTGGCGCCGCAGACTTTTGTCGCCGGCTCCTCGCTCACCAACCTGACGACCCTGCGCCAGCTGGCCGGCGGCAAGGCGGTCGAATGGACCGTATTTTCGCAAGTGGTGCCGAATCCCGGCATCGGCAGTTCGTCTATCCAGCTTGAACATCTCAACATGATGCGCAAATACCGCGATGAACCAGTGTCGGCCATGACGCTGGAAGGCTTTGCCGCGGCCAAGACATGGATCCGCCTGCTGCAGCCGGGCAAGCGTGTGGCTGGCCAGCCGGAATATGTGATTCCCGGCGGCGGCTTTGATATCGGCGGCTACATGATGGGAGAATCCGCCGGCAGCAACCACCTCTCTAACTACGTAGACATTGCGCTGTTCAACAAGGCCAGCGGATTGACTTACTGA
- a CDS encoding GNAT family N-acetyltransferase has translation MQLLTNAGAASSSDAKLTVSLASTQEEVREVQRLRYKVFIEAMGLSALANADGLDSDEFDGYCDHLIVRDTKTLRVVGTYRVMSPHAARRMGRYYSEQEFDLGRLDNLRSSIAEAGRACIDPDYRSGSVIMLLWAGLAAFMRRERCDYLMGCASVSLADGGHNAAALYHALDQNSFSPAEYRVTPHVPFPVYERESGHVAQMPPLLKGYLRSGAWVCGDPAWDPDFHSADFFLLLPLSKLDGRYARHYLKEARTT, from the coding sequence ATGCAACTCCTAACTAATGCTGGCGCGGCAAGCTCAAGTGATGCCAAGTTGACGGTTAGCCTGGCCAGCACGCAGGAAGAAGTGCGCGAAGTGCAGCGCTTGCGCTACAAGGTTTTTATTGAGGCGATGGGGCTGTCCGCGCTGGCCAATGCCGACGGCCTCGACAGCGACGAGTTCGACGGCTATTGCGATCACCTGATCGTACGTGACACCAAGACGCTGCGGGTGGTCGGCACCTACCGTGTCATGAGCCCGCATGCAGCACGGCGCATGGGCCGCTATTACTCCGAACAGGAATTCGACTTGGGCCGGCTCGACAATCTTCGCAGCAGCATCGCTGAAGCCGGACGTGCCTGCATCGATCCCGACTACCGCAGCGGCAGCGTCATCATGCTGCTGTGGGCAGGCCTGGCGGCATTCATGCGGCGCGAACGCTGCGACTACCTGATGGGTTGCGCCAGCGTCAGCCTGGCCGATGGCGGCCACAATGCAGCAGCCCTTTACCACGCGCTCGATCAAAACAGTTTCTCGCCCGCCGAATACCGGGTGACGCCACATGTGCCGTTCCCGGTCTATGAGCGCGAATCCGGCCACGTGGCGCAAATGCCGCCGCTGCTGAAAGGCTATCTGCGCAGCGGCGCCTGGGTCTGCGGCGATCCGGCCTGGGATCCTGATTTTCATTCTGCCGATTTTTTCCTGCTGCTGCCCTTGTCGAAACTGGACGGCCGCTACGCACGTCACTACTTGAAAGAAGCGAGGACGACATGA
- a CDS encoding UDP-2,3-diacylglucosamine diphosphatase, which translates to MKPGEQFLEAALFGANAGAGSTSSKRDPIRFRAIWISDVHLGTTGCQAARLLEFLRATESETLYLVGDIVDGWQLKRRWYWDQVHNNVVQTVLKKAKKGTEVIFVPGNHDEAVRQFIDLDFGGIRIRDELVHTTADGKRMLVLHGDRFDGVIACAKWLAYVGDGLYTVILKFNQWFNGWRARAGLPYWSLSQYLKLKVKNAVNYISSFEDALAAEAKKKGLDGVICGHIHKPEIRNIDGITYCNDGDWVESLSALVEEASGELRLVTWQEIMQQKNGVASNQIRELCELPS; encoded by the coding sequence ATGAAACCAGGCGAACAGTTTCTGGAAGCTGCTTTGTTCGGCGCCAATGCCGGCGCCGGCTCTACATCGTCGAAGCGGGATCCGATCCGCTTCCGTGCGATCTGGATTTCCGATGTCCACTTGGGCACCACCGGCTGCCAGGCTGCTCGCCTGCTGGAATTCTTGCGCGCCACCGAATCGGAGACCCTGTATCTGGTCGGCGACATCGTCGACGGCTGGCAGTTGAAGCGGCGCTGGTACTGGGACCAGGTCCACAACAATGTGGTGCAGACGGTCTTGAAAAAGGCCAAGAAGGGCACCGAAGTCATCTTTGTGCCGGGCAATCATGACGAGGCGGTGCGGCAGTTCATCGACCTCGATTTCGGCGGCATCCGCATCCGCGATGAACTGGTGCACACCACCGCCGACGGCAAGCGCATGCTGGTGCTGCACGGCGACCGCTTCGACGGTGTGATCGCTTGCGCCAAATGGCTGGCCTATGTCGGCGACGGCTTGTACACCGTGATCCTGAAGTTCAACCAGTGGTTCAACGGCTGGCGCGCGCGCGCCGGTCTGCCGTACTGGTCGCTGTCGCAATATCTCAAGCTGAAAGTGAAAAACGCCGTCAACTACATCTCCTCGTTTGAAGATGCACTGGCCGCCGAGGCGAAAAAGAAGGGGCTGGACGGCGTCATCTGCGGCCACATTCACAAGCCGGAAATCCGCAATATCGACGGCATCACTTATTGCAACGACGGCGACTGGGTAGAAAGCCTGTCGGCGCTGGTGGAAGAAGCCAGCGGCGAACTGCGGCTGGTCACCTGGCAGGAAATCATGCAGCAAAAGAACGGCGTAGCCAGCAACCAGATCAGAGAACTATGCGAATTGCCATCGTAA
- a CDS encoding glycosyltransferase family 4 protein — MRIAIVTDAAQTQINGVVNTLRATTAGLRSNGHEVLLLSPDDCQTFACPTYPEIRLAYKPYARVAASLKAFAPDCIHISTEGPMGLAARRFCLRQGIGFTTAYHTRFPEYLSARSMLPKAVTYRWLRWFHGPSKAVMVPTQHVMKELEQRGFRHLVLWGRGVDTERFKPVDEDHACIVRPLYLYVGRIAVEKNIESFLRVDLPGTKWVIGDGPLREELQQRYPEVQFLGAKAHHELTSYYNCADVMVFPSHTDTFGLVMVEAMACGVPVAAYPVPGPVDVVAHGRSGILDHDLTSACLMALSLDRREVRRHALEYSWEAATLQFQHHLHLIQGAKVRLKKILTSQSRPVSGV; from the coding sequence ATGCGAATTGCCATCGTAACCGACGCCGCTCAGACCCAGATCAACGGCGTGGTCAACACGTTGCGCGCCACCACCGCCGGCCTGCGTAGCAATGGTCATGAAGTATTGCTGCTCAGCCCGGACGATTGCCAGACATTCGCCTGTCCCACTTATCCGGAAATCCGCCTGGCCTACAAACCCTATGCCAGGGTTGCCGCCAGCCTCAAGGCGTTTGCGCCGGATTGCATCCATATCTCGACTGAAGGCCCGATGGGCCTGGCGGCGCGCCGTTTCTGCCTGCGCCAGGGTATAGGCTTCACCACCGCCTACCACACCCGTTTCCCGGAGTACCTGAGCGCGCGCTCAATGCTGCCCAAGGCCGTGACTTATCGCTGGCTGCGTTGGTTCCACGGCCCGTCCAAGGCTGTCATGGTGCCGACGCAGCATGTGATGAAGGAGCTGGAGCAGCGCGGTTTCCGTCATCTGGTGCTATGGGGCAGGGGGGTGGATACGGAGCGCTTCAAGCCGGTCGACGAGGATCACGCGTGCATCGTCCGGCCGCTGTATCTGTATGTTGGCCGGATCGCCGTGGAAAAGAATATCGAGTCTTTCCTGCGGGTCGATTTGCCAGGCACCAAATGGGTGATCGGCGATGGTCCCTTGCGTGAAGAGCTGCAGCAGCGCTATCCGGAGGTGCAGTTCCTGGGCGCCAAGGCCCACCATGAGCTGACGTCTTACTATAACTGTGCCGACGTCATGGTTTTCCCCAGCCATACCGACACCTTCGGCCTGGTCATGGTGGAAGCCATGGCTTGCGGCGTGCCGGTGGCCGCTTATCCGGTGCCGGGGCCGGTCGATGTGGTGGCGCACGGCCGTTCCGGCATACTGGACCATGACCTGACCTCGGCCTGCCTGATGGCGCTCAGCCTCGACCGCCGCGAAGTACGGCGGCATGCGCTGGAATATTCGTGGGAGGCTGCAACCTTGCAGTTCCAGCATCATCTGCACCTGATCCAGGGCGCCAAGGTGCGTCTCAAGAAAATCTTGACCAGCCAGTCGCGGCCGGTTTCCGGCGTGTGA